One genomic segment of Suncus etruscus isolate mSunEtr1 chromosome 15, mSunEtr1.pri.cur, whole genome shotgun sequence includes these proteins:
- the LOC126029446 gene encoding olfactory receptor 1361-like: MDQKNLTQVSEFLLLGLSEDPKEQQLLFILFLSMYLVTGLGNLLIILAIITDARLHSPMYFFLANLAFVDICFTTTTVPKMLVNHATGHREISYAGCLTQTFFFIFFASLDSILLATMAYDRYEAICHPLHYTTSMTPQLCSILVGASWTAAFGNALTHTVSLTYLSFCTHNKVPHFFCDLNALLKLACSDAFLNYTLLNTVGVIPLFFPFMGILVSYMLIFIAVLRIPSRTGKQKAFSTCGSHLSVVTLFYGTPIGVYFSPTSSHTPHTDTVATVMYTVVTPMMNPFIYSIRNKDMKAALRALLNWKPAFTR, translated from the coding sequence ATGGACCAGAAAAACCTCACCCAAGTCTCTGAGTTCCTCCTTTTGGGGCTTTCAGAAGACCCCAAGGAGCAGCAGCTACTCTTCATCCTTTTCCTGAGCATGTACCTGGTCACAGGGCTGGGGAACTTGCTCATCATCCTGGCTATCATCACCGACGCCCGGCTCCACAgtcccatgtacttcttcctggcCAACCTGGCCTTCGTGGACATTTGCTTCAccaccaccactgtcccaaaGATGCTGGTAAACCATGCCACAGGGCACAGGGAGATCTCCTATGCTGGGTGCCTGACTCAaaccttcttcttcatcttctttgctAGTCTTGACAGCATCCTGCTGGCCAccatggcctatgaccgctatgAGGCCATCTGCCACCCCCTGCACTATACCACGTCCATGACTCCACAGCTCTGCAGCATTCTGGTGGGGGCGTCCTGGACAGCAGCTTTTGGGAATGCCCTGACCCACACGGTTTCACTAACCTATCTCTCCTTCTGCACCCACAATAAGGTCCCTCATTTCTTCTGTGACCTCAATGCACTGCTCAAACTGGCCTGTTCTGATGCCTTCCTCAATTATACCCTGCTGAATACTGTAGGTGTCATTcctctatttttcccttttatggGAATCTTGGTCTCCTACATGCTCATCTTCATAGCTGTGCTGAGGATCCCATCACGGACAGGCAAGCAGAAGGCTTTCTCCACCTGTGGCTCCCACCTCTCCGTGGTGACCCTTTTCTATGGGACACCCATCGGGGTGTATTTCAGCCCCACATCCTCACACACTCCCCATACGGACACAGTGGCCACAGTAATGTACACAGTGGTGACCCCCATGATGAACCCCTTCATCTACAGTATTCGGAACAAGGACATGAAGGCAGCCCTCAGAGCCCTGCTCAACTGGAAACCAGCTTTTACTCGTTGA